GCCGACGAAAGTGCTTAGAGTTAAGTCCGGTCCCCGAGTGCGGCGAACATGGTCAAGCTCGACGACGTGGACCCGGACGAACTTCGTCGCGCACTCGCGGATGCGGGGTCGGCGAAGGAGGCGAAACGTCTCGTCGTCGCCTTGGATTACCTCGACGGTGTCGCGGTGTCCGTCCTCGCGGAGCGCTACGGTATCCCCCGCTCGACCCTCTACTACTGGCTCGACAGATTCGAGGCCGAACCGGTAGCCGAGGCCATAACCGACGAGGACCGCCCGGGTCGCCCGCGAAAGCTCGACGACGGGGACCGACGGCGACTGCAGGACCACCTCGACGCGGCCCCGACCGAACACGGGTACGAGGGCGACCAGTGGACTCCCGAACTCGTCAGGGACCACGTCGAACGGACGTTCGGGGTCTCCTACTCCGTCGGACACGTCCGCCGACTGCTTCGAGAACTGCGGACGTCCTGACTCGTCGATCTCTAATTCGTTTCGTCTCCTCGGCGGGCGCCGACCCCCGTCATGTCCGACCAGATGCGACCGGGTCCGGCAGGGTACGCTCGGCGGGTCGACTGGATCTAACACGAGTCGGAACGACCCCGAACACGAGTCCGGGCGATTTCGACCGGACCGACGCGGGTTCGCGCGAGTTCATGATGTGCCTCGTGACCAGCCGGGAAACGAGGCGGAACGTATTTACTGGCGCGCCCTCTCACTTCTACCGTTCAATGAGTAGCGAGGAGAACGAGACGGCGAAACGCGGACGCCGAAGTAAAGTCCGCCGGCTCATCGACGAGTACGGTCTCGACGGGGAGGGCGAGCGACTGGAAAACCTGTGGACGGCGGCCCGTGACGACCGTCTAAGCCTCCGCGAACTCGCCGACGACTTCAACCGACGGCTGCTTCGCGCGGTGATGGTCGAGGCGGGAATGAACCCCCTCGACGGCGAAGTCGAAAACACCTACCGCCTGTTGACCGCCGACGACGTCTCGAGCGGGATGCAGACGCAGGCGAAACAGACGCTCGAACGCGAGGGAATCGATACCGAGAGTCTCCAGAAAGATTTCGTCTCTCACCAGGCGATACACACCTACCTGACGAAGTACCGCGGTGTCAAGCGTGACGAGCAGACGGACGAAGACCGCGTACAGAAGGGTCTCGACACTATTCAGCGGCTCCGGAGCAGGACGGCCGCCGTCTCCGAGAACATCGTCGAAAATTTGGCGAACACCGACCGGATTCAGATCGGCGAGTTCGAGGTGCTCGTCGACGTCCGCGTGTTCTGCCGAGACTGCGGAACGCAGTACGACGTCCAAGACCTCCTAGAAGAGGGTCGCTGTGAGTGTGGCGGCGAACTCGCCGCCGCCGCGGGCGAGACGAACGCGACGGAGTAACTCTCTTTTGCAGAGCCACGAGGCGCCCGCGACACCCGCTCAGCGGCGTCGGCGTCCGGTAACCTTACAGCGGTATTTCTGTAACGCCCTTCTGCCGTGTACTGAAGTATTATATGCTCTCGCCCAGAGTCATGAGCTATGAGTCAGGCACAGTCTGCGGCAGAGGCCGTCACGCTCCACGTCGAGAATATCGGCGGTATCGCGGAGACGACGGTCGAGTTCGGTCCCGGCGTCACGGCGCTCGCGGGCCGGAACGCGACGAACCGAACGTCCCTCTTGCAGTCCATCATGGCGGCTCTCGGCAGCGACAGCGCGTCGCTGAAAGGCGACGCCGACGAGGGATCCGTGAGCCTCACCGTCGGAGACCGAACCTACACTCGGACGCTGAAGCGGCGCGGAAGCACCATCGTCACCGAAGGCGACCCGTATCTCGAAGACGCGACGCTCGCCGACCTATTCGCGTTCCTTCTGGAGTCGAACGAGTCCCGGCAGGCCGTCGCTCGCGGCGACGACCTCCGCGAACTCATCATGCGGCCCATCGACACCGACGCCATCCAGACGCAGATTCGCGAACTCGAAGAGGAGAAACGCGAGGTCGACAACGAGATATCCGACCTCGACTCGCTGGACGGGCGACTCCCCGAACTCGAGGAGGAGCGGCAGTCGCTGAAAGAACAGATCGAGGAGAAACGCACCGAGTTGGAGGAGAAAGAACAGGAGATAGAGGAGGCGGACGCCAACATCGAGCAGTCCCGCGACGACCGCGACGAGTTGGAGTCCCGACTGGACGACCTCAAGGAGGCGCGGTCGGATCTCGAGGACGTTCGGTACGATATCGACGCCGAGGGCGAGAGCATCGAGGCGCTCGAATCCGAGCGCGAGGAAC
This genomic stretch from Halogeometricum sp. S1BR25-6 harbors:
- a CDS encoding helix-turn-helix domain-containing protein — translated: MVKLDDVDPDELRRALADAGSAKEAKRLVVALDYLDGVAVSVLAERYGIPRSTLYYWLDRFEAEPVAEAITDEDRPGRPRKLDDGDRRRLQDHLDAAPTEHGYEGDQWTPELVRDHVERTFGVSYSVGHVRRLLRELRTS
- the rdfA gene encoding rod-determining factor RdfA; the encoded protein is MSSEENETAKRGRRSKVRRLIDEYGLDGEGERLENLWTAARDDRLSLRELADDFNRRLLRAVMVEAGMNPLDGEVENTYRLLTADDVSSGMQTQAKQTLEREGIDTESLQKDFVSHQAIHTYLTKYRGVKRDEQTDEDRVQKGLDTIQRLRSRTAAVSENIVENLANTDRIQIGEFEVLVDVRVFCRDCGTQYDVQDLLEEGRCECGGELAAAAGETNATE